The following proteins are encoded in a genomic region of Enoplosus armatus isolate fEnoArm2 chromosome 11, fEnoArm2.hap1, whole genome shotgun sequence:
- the slc5a3b gene encoding sodium/myo-inositol cotransporter isoform X1, with protein MLNTRAFLMTVLNSADIAVVALYFVLVLVIGFLAMWKANRSTVSGYFLAGRSMTGIVIGASLFVSNIGSEHFIGLAGSGAASGFAVGAWEFNALLLLQLLGWVFVPVYIHSGVYTMPEYLSKRYGGNRLKVYFAFLSVLLYIFTKLSVDLYAGALFIQESLGWNLYVSIVLLISMTALLTVTGGLVAVMYTDALQAVLMIGGALTLTIISLLKVGGLEGVRTKYMQAVPNVSAIMATGNFTYSPSCRIEPKPDSLRILRGPLDEDIPWPGFILGQTPASIWYWCADQVIVQRVLAAKNIAHAKCSTLMAGFLKILPMFVIVIPGMISRILFVDEIACIGPEHCMAVCGSQAGCSNIAYPRLVMAVMPVGLRGLMMAVMIAALMSDLDSIFNSASTIFTLDIYQTFRQKASQRELLTVGRMFVVLMVAISIAWVPVIIEMQGGQTYLYIQEVAGYLTPPIAALFLLGVFCKRCNEKGAFWGGMIGFTLGTLRLILAFIYRQPRCDQPDDRPSFIVDVHYMYFAAGLFWISGLVAVVVSLCTSPPDKEQVRTTTVWGLRYIEMVPTKGREEIYRLTEKSHSNGNGSHYKEMPPDVRKERCLDGADVKLLVPSADRDPATPSTETSPATTPAEQIGNERIEMIRTEEGCYGNGETSRCMRLLEWFYGCKEEAQSTQQKVAQEDSRVIAEMLYEPPRVKLLLNLGLLFVCSVGIFMFVYFSL; from the exons ATGTTAAATACCAGAGCTTTTCTTATGACTGTGTTGAact CAGCGGACATAGCTGTGGTGGCACTGTATTTTGTCCTGGTGCTAGTCATCGGGTTTCTTGCCATGTGGAAGGCCAATCGCAGCACTGTGAGTGGCTACTTCCTGGCTGGCCGTTCCATGACGGGGATAGTGATAGGCGCATCACTCTTCGTCAGCAACATTGGCAGTGAACATTTCATAGGCCTGGCTGGGTCAGGAGCAGCAAGTGGTTTTGCTGTTGGAGCTTGGGAATTTAATGCTCTTCTACTTCTTCAGCTGCTCGGCTGGGTGTTTGTCCCTGTGTATATCCACTCAGGAGTCTACACCATGCCCGAGTACCTCTCAAAACGCTACGGCGGCAACAGGCTAAAGGTTTACTTTGCTTTCTTGTCTGtgttactttacatttttaccaaGCTGTCTGTGGACTTGTATGCTGGAGCTCTCTTTATTCAGGAGTCCCTGGGGTGGAACCTTTATGTGTCTATTGTTCTGCTCATCAGTATGACTGCACTGCTCACTGTCACTGGTGGATTGGTGGCAGTAATGTACACGGATGCACTTCAGGCAGTGTTGATGATTGGTGGtgccctaaccttaaccatcatCAGCCTACTCAAAGTTGGTGGGTTAGAGGGTGTCAGAACTAAGTACATGCAGGCAGTTCCCAATGTTTCTGCTATAATGGCCACTGGAAACTTCACCTATTCTCCTTCCTGCCGGATTGAACCTAAACCAGACTCACTACGCATCCTCCGAGGTCCCCTGGATGAAGACATCCCATGGCCAGGCTTCATTCTTGGCCAGACCCCTGCATCTATTTGGTACTGGTGTGCAGACCAGGTCATTGTTCAGAGAGTACTAGCAGCAAAGAACATTGCTCATGCTAAGTGCTCTACACTCATGGCTGGATTTCTCAAGATCCTGCCCATGTTTGTAATAGTCATTCCAGGAATGATCTCCCGCATCTTGTTTGTGGACGAGATCGCCTGCATCGGGCCAGAGCACTGCATGGCTGTGTGTGGTTCTCAGGCCGGCTGCTCTAACATTGCATACCCTCGCCTGGTCATGGCAGTGATGCCTGTGGGACTCAGGGGTCTGATGATGGCAGTCATGATTGCTGCCCTGATGAGTGATCTAGACTCGATCTTCAACAGTGCAAGCACCATCTTCACGTTGGACATCTACCAAACTTTCCGACAGAAGGCGTCTCAGCGCGAGCTGCTGACTGTGGGCCGCATGTTTGTTGTGCTCATGGTGGCAATCAGCATTGCCTGGGTCCCTGTTATTATTGAAATGCAAGGTGGACAGACATACCTCTACATCCAGGAAGTTGCAGGCTACCTCACTCCACCAATCGCCGCCCTCTTCCTGCTGGGTGTTTTCTGTAAACGTTGTAATGAGAAAGGTGCATTTTGGGGAGGCATGATAGGTTTCACACTCGGTACCCTACGACTGATACTAGCTTTTATTTACCGCCAGCCTCGCTGCGACCAGCCAGACGATAGGCCTTCCTTCATTGTTGATGTTCACTACATGTATTTTGCCGCTGGGCTGTTCTGGATTTCAGGATTGGTTGCTGTGGTGGTCAGCCTCTGCACCTCTCCACCTGATAAGGAGCAGGTTCGCACCACCACAGTCTGGGGGCTCCGCTACATTGAAATGGTTCCCACGAAGGGCCGAGAGGAAATATACAGGCTGACCGAGAAGAGCCACAGTAATGGCAATGGAAGCCACTATAAAGAAATGCCCCCGGATGTCAGAAAGGAGAGGTGTTTGGATGGGGCGGATGTCAAACTCCTGGTCCCATCTGCTGACCGTGACCCAGCCACCCCTAGCACGGAAACATCCCCTGCCACCACCCCTGCAGAACAAATTGGTAATGAAAGGATAGAGATGATCAGAACAGAAGAAGGCTGCTATGGAAATGGGGAGACTAGCAGGTGTATGCGTTTACTGGAGTGGTTTTATGGATGTAAGGAGGAAGCGCAGAGCACTCAGCAGAAAGTAGCGCAGGAGGATTCAAGGGTCATTGCAGAGATGCTGTACGAGCCACCTAGAGTTAAACTTCTCCTCAACTTGGGACTGTTATTCGTCTGCTCTGTGGGCatcttcatgtttgtttatttctcacTGTAG
- the slc5a3b gene encoding sodium/myo-inositol cotransporter isoform X2: protein MGPGMEAADIAVVALYFVLVLVIGFLAMWKANRSTVSGYFLAGRSMTGIVIGASLFVSNIGSEHFIGLAGSGAASGFAVGAWEFNALLLLQLLGWVFVPVYIHSGVYTMPEYLSKRYGGNRLKVYFAFLSVLLYIFTKLSVDLYAGALFIQESLGWNLYVSIVLLISMTALLTVTGGLVAVMYTDALQAVLMIGGALTLTIISLLKVGGLEGVRTKYMQAVPNVSAIMATGNFTYSPSCRIEPKPDSLRILRGPLDEDIPWPGFILGQTPASIWYWCADQVIVQRVLAAKNIAHAKCSTLMAGFLKILPMFVIVIPGMISRILFVDEIACIGPEHCMAVCGSQAGCSNIAYPRLVMAVMPVGLRGLMMAVMIAALMSDLDSIFNSASTIFTLDIYQTFRQKASQRELLTVGRMFVVLMVAISIAWVPVIIEMQGGQTYLYIQEVAGYLTPPIAALFLLGVFCKRCNEKGAFWGGMIGFTLGTLRLILAFIYRQPRCDQPDDRPSFIVDVHYMYFAAGLFWISGLVAVVVSLCTSPPDKEQVRTTTVWGLRYIEMVPTKGREEIYRLTEKSHSNGNGSHYKEMPPDVRKERCLDGADVKLLVPSADRDPATPSTETSPATTPAEQIGNERIEMIRTEEGCYGNGETSRCMRLLEWFYGCKEEAQSTQQKVAQEDSRVIAEMLYEPPRVKLLLNLGLLFVCSVGIFMFVYFSL from the coding sequence ATGGGTCCCGGGATGGAAGCAGCGGACATAGCTGTGGTGGCACTGTATTTTGTCCTGGTGCTAGTCATCGGGTTTCTTGCCATGTGGAAGGCCAATCGCAGCACTGTGAGTGGCTACTTCCTGGCTGGCCGTTCCATGACGGGGATAGTGATAGGCGCATCACTCTTCGTCAGCAACATTGGCAGTGAACATTTCATAGGCCTGGCTGGGTCAGGAGCAGCAAGTGGTTTTGCTGTTGGAGCTTGGGAATTTAATGCTCTTCTACTTCTTCAGCTGCTCGGCTGGGTGTTTGTCCCTGTGTATATCCACTCAGGAGTCTACACCATGCCCGAGTACCTCTCAAAACGCTACGGCGGCAACAGGCTAAAGGTTTACTTTGCTTTCTTGTCTGtgttactttacatttttaccaaGCTGTCTGTGGACTTGTATGCTGGAGCTCTCTTTATTCAGGAGTCCCTGGGGTGGAACCTTTATGTGTCTATTGTTCTGCTCATCAGTATGACTGCACTGCTCACTGTCACTGGTGGATTGGTGGCAGTAATGTACACGGATGCACTTCAGGCAGTGTTGATGATTGGTGGtgccctaaccttaaccatcatCAGCCTACTCAAAGTTGGTGGGTTAGAGGGTGTCAGAACTAAGTACATGCAGGCAGTTCCCAATGTTTCTGCTATAATGGCCACTGGAAACTTCACCTATTCTCCTTCCTGCCGGATTGAACCTAAACCAGACTCACTACGCATCCTCCGAGGTCCCCTGGATGAAGACATCCCATGGCCAGGCTTCATTCTTGGCCAGACCCCTGCATCTATTTGGTACTGGTGTGCAGACCAGGTCATTGTTCAGAGAGTACTAGCAGCAAAGAACATTGCTCATGCTAAGTGCTCTACACTCATGGCTGGATTTCTCAAGATCCTGCCCATGTTTGTAATAGTCATTCCAGGAATGATCTCCCGCATCTTGTTTGTGGACGAGATCGCCTGCATCGGGCCAGAGCACTGCATGGCTGTGTGTGGTTCTCAGGCCGGCTGCTCTAACATTGCATACCCTCGCCTGGTCATGGCAGTGATGCCTGTGGGACTCAGGGGTCTGATGATGGCAGTCATGATTGCTGCCCTGATGAGTGATCTAGACTCGATCTTCAACAGTGCAAGCACCATCTTCACGTTGGACATCTACCAAACTTTCCGACAGAAGGCGTCTCAGCGCGAGCTGCTGACTGTGGGCCGCATGTTTGTTGTGCTCATGGTGGCAATCAGCATTGCCTGGGTCCCTGTTATTATTGAAATGCAAGGTGGACAGACATACCTCTACATCCAGGAAGTTGCAGGCTACCTCACTCCACCAATCGCCGCCCTCTTCCTGCTGGGTGTTTTCTGTAAACGTTGTAATGAGAAAGGTGCATTTTGGGGAGGCATGATAGGTTTCACACTCGGTACCCTACGACTGATACTAGCTTTTATTTACCGCCAGCCTCGCTGCGACCAGCCAGACGATAGGCCTTCCTTCATTGTTGATGTTCACTACATGTATTTTGCCGCTGGGCTGTTCTGGATTTCAGGATTGGTTGCTGTGGTGGTCAGCCTCTGCACCTCTCCACCTGATAAGGAGCAGGTTCGCACCACCACAGTCTGGGGGCTCCGCTACATTGAAATGGTTCCCACGAAGGGCCGAGAGGAAATATACAGGCTGACCGAGAAGAGCCACAGTAATGGCAATGGAAGCCACTATAAAGAAATGCCCCCGGATGTCAGAAAGGAGAGGTGTTTGGATGGGGCGGATGTCAAACTCCTGGTCCCATCTGCTGACCGTGACCCAGCCACCCCTAGCACGGAAACATCCCCTGCCACCACCCCTGCAGAACAAATTGGTAATGAAAGGATAGAGATGATCAGAACAGAAGAAGGCTGCTATGGAAATGGGGAGACTAGCAGGTGTATGCGTTTACTGGAGTGGTTTTATGGATGTAAGGAGGAAGCGCAGAGCACTCAGCAGAAAGTAGCGCAGGAGGATTCAAGGGTCATTGCAGAGATGCTGTACGAGCCACCTAGAGTTAAACTTCTCCTCAACTTGGGACTGTTATTCGTCTGCTCTGTGGGCatcttcatgtttgtttatttctcacTGTAG
- the LOC139292927 gene encoding potassium voltage-gated channel subfamily E member 2-like, producing MTLLLTLTTCALCQCFDLLTNFMMWPSKTWQKMSASDWSNLTLNLEESLTSALGHYLDNWRRNVTAAANALDKTMAEENFMNVIWYLAVMIGMFAFIVVAILVSTVKSKRREHSNDPYHQYIKEDWTAQIQSDVITNFSAR from the exons ATGACTTTGCTTCTTACTCTAACCACCTGTGCTCTCTGCCA GTGTTTTGATTTACTAACCAATTTCATGATGTGGCCCTCGAAAACCTGGCAAAAG ATGAGTGCATCTGATTGGTCCAACCTAACCCTTAACCTGGAGGAGTCCCTGACCAGTGCTCTGGGTCATTACCTGGACAACTGGAGGCGTAACGTGACAGCTGCAGCCAACGCTTTGGACAAGACCATGGCCGAGGAGAACTTCATGAATGTCATCTGGTATCTGGCAGTGATGATTGGCATGTTTGCCTTCATTGTTGTGGCCATCCTGGTGAGCACGGTCAAATCCAAGAGGAGAGAGCACTCTAATGACCCCTACCACCAATACATCAAGGAGGACTGGACTGCTCAGATACAGAGTGACGTCATCACTAACTTTTCAGCAAGATAA
- the casq2 gene encoding calsequestrin-2 translates to MLSLWLFLLPCLSLVPLAPAEKGLEFPQYDGKDRVLDINDKNYKKALKTHSMLCLFYHGPIPDSKELQKQHQMTELVLELAAQVLEEKDIGFGMVDSHKDAKVAKKLGLEEESSVYVFKADRVIEFDGLLSANTLVEFLLDLLEEPVEVIGNALELRAFDRMEEDIRLVGYFKSEDSDYYDAFKEAAEHFQPYIKFFATFEKSVAKELTLKLNEVDFYEPFMEEPVTIPGKPHSEEDLVEFITEHRRPTLRKLRAEDMFETWEDDIEGTHIVAFAEEEDPDGYEFLEILKEVARDNTHLPDLSIIWIDPDDFPLLIPYWEKTFKIDLFRPQIGVVNVTDADSVWMEMDDEEDLPTAQELEDWIEDVLSGKVNTEDDDDDDEDDDDDDDDDDDDDDDDDDDEDNDDDDDDEEDGDNDDEEDDDEEDDDDDDDE, encoded by the exons ATGCTATCCCTGTGGTTGTTCCTGCTCCCTTGCCTGAGCCTCGTGCCTCTGGCCCCGGCCGAGAAGGGCCTGGAGTTCCCACAGTATGACGGGAAAGACCGCGTCCTAGATATCAATGACAAGAACTACAAGAAAGCCTTGAAGACGCACAGCATGCTGTGCCTGTTCTACCATGGGCCCATTCCAGACAGCAAGgagctgcaaaaacaacaccagATGACTGAGTTGGTGCTGGAG CTTGCAGCTCAGGTTTTGGAGGAGAAGGACATTGGGTTTGGAATGGTCGACTCCCACAAAGACGCAAAGGTGGCAAAGAAACTGG GCCTGGAGGAGGAAAgcagtgtgtatgtttttaagGCTGATCGGGTGATCGAGTTTGACGGCTTGCTCTCTGCTAACACCCTGGTGGAGTTCTTGCTGGAT CTATTGGAGGAGCCAGTGGAGGTGATAGGAAATGCTCTGGAGCTGAGAGCCTTTGACAGGATGGAGGAAGACATCCGCCTTGTTGGTTACTTCAAGAGCGAGGACTctgatt ACTATGACGCGTTTAAAGAAGCTGCAGAGCATTTCCAGCCCTACATTAAGTTCTTTGCTACATTTGAGAAATCT GTGGCCAAGGAGTTGACTCTGAAGTTGAATGAGGTGGATTTCTATGAGCCCTTCATGGAGGAGCCAGTCACCATCCCAGGCAAGCCTCACTCTGAGGAGGATCTGGTGGAATTCATAACAGAACACAGACG ACCAACTCTGAGAAAGCTGCGTGCAGAAGATATGTTTGAGACCTGG GAGGATGATATTGAGGGCACCCACATTGTGGCTtttgcagaggaggaggacccCG ATGGTTACGAGTTCTTGGAGATCCTGAAGGAGGTGGCCAGAGACAACACCCACCTGCCTGACCTCAGCATCATCTGGATTGACCCTGATGACTTTCCCCTG CTGATCCCCTACTGGGAGAAGACCTTCAAGATCGATCTGTTCAGACCACAGATTGGAGTTGTCAATGTTACAGAT GCCGACAGCGTGTGGATGGAGATGGACGATGAGGAGGACCTGCCCACCGcccaggagctggaggactgGATCGAGGATGTGCTCTCTGGCAAAGTCAACACtgaggatgacgatgatgatgatgaagatgatgatgatgatgatgatgatgatgatgatgatgatgacgatgatgatgacgatgaagacaatgatgatgacgatgatgatgaggaggatggcgacaatgatgatgaagaggatgatgacgaagaggatgatgatgatgatgatgatgagtaa